The DNA sequence TTGATTCATTATTATCACATTACCTACTTTATGCCCTTCGTTAACATATTCATAGGCAGCCACGGCTTCATCTAAAGGATAAGATCTGTCAATCACAGGCTTAATTATATTATTTTCAACAAGTTTTCTTAGGTATACCAAATCATCTGCCTTGTCTGCTGCCGAACCAAAAATAATTTTTTTTGTGCTGGTCAACGAAACCCATATCGCCTGAATAATTGGCCAATCCAGAGTTAAATAAATCCCTTTCTGCTTTATGGAATCAACACAATGCGAAAATGATGTTTTTATAACTGTATCAAAAATCACATCATATACTTGGCCATTCTTAGTGAAATCTTCCTTTCTATAATCAATCAAATAATCTGCACCTAGAGATTTTACTAGATCAAAATTTTTGCGACTACAAACTGCCGTAACTTCAGCGCCAAAATACTTTGCCAACTGTACAGCATAAGTCCCTACGCTTCCCGATGCTCCGTAAATCAGCATCTTTTGCCCTTTTTTTACTTTGGCTTTTCTAAGGAAATGCAATGCCGTCAATCCGCCAATAGGCAAAACTGATGCTTCTTCATATCCTATTTTGTCTAGATCAATAGCTACTAATCTGTTTTCTGAAATAGCTAAGTATTCGGCATTTGTGCTACCAAAACTTATTCCGCTAGCATAGCCGAATACTTTATCTCCAATATTAAAATGCTTTACTTTTTTTCCAATAGATTCAATTTGACCTGCAAACTCCCACCCTGGTATATTCCTTCTTGGTTTATTAAAACCGAAAATAAATCTTCCGGGTAACCAAAACCATCTTGCAAAATCAAATGTGATAATTCTGCAATCACCGGCTGTAACGGTGGATGAATATATCTTAACTAGAGCTTCGTTTTGTTTTGGAATAGGTTTCCCTATATCCTGAAGCTCTAATACTGCCTTGGGCATACCGTATCGTGTGCATATCAAGGCTTTCATTTTCGTAATAATCGATTATTTGTCAATTTTGGTTTTTCTATTTGTGCAATGCCGCACAACGTAGAAATATAGATTATATGGTCTATGTACCACATACAAGCAATACGCATAAACGGCAACGAATGTGCCTATACCAAGCCCGAAAACCCTAAAAAGGCCAGTGACAGCAGCCCCGCGACCAAAAGATTGATGGGCACGCCCTTCATGCCCTCAGGGAGGTCGGCAAGCTCTAAAAATTCCCTGATACTGGCAAAGACGATCAAGGCCAACGAGAAACCGGCCGAATGCGAAATGGCAAAGAACACCGCTTTTAAGAGATTGCCATCGGTAAGTCCCAATGCCAGAATGGCCACACCCAGAACGGCGCAGTTGGTGGTGATCAAGGGCAAAAAGACCCCCAGGGCCTGGTACAGCGCAGGGCTCACCTTTTTGAGGATGATCTCGACCATTTGAACAAGGGCCGCGATGACCAGAATGAAGGTAATGGTGCGCAGATAGATCAATCCGGTGGGCACCAACACGTATTCATGCAACAGATAGGTGACCGTGGTGGCAATGGTCATGACAAAGAATACGGCCCCCGACATGCCCACAGAGGTAGAGATGCGGTTCGATACCCCCAAGAACGGGCAGATGCCCAAAAACTGTGACAATACGATGTTGTTCACAAAAACGGCGGCGATAAAGATGACCAGATAATCCATAACTAAGCTGATTTGGAGGTTAACCTATTGAACACGACGGCCAGATAGGCAAGGGCGATAAAGGCCCCAGGCGGCAAAATGAACAAAATAAAGGTGCTGGCATCTTCTGACACGAACTTGAGGTCAAAAATGCTGCCGCTGCCCAAAATCTCCCGTACGGCCCCAAGTACGGTAAGAGCGATCACAAACCCGACGCCCATGCCAAGGGCATCCAATATAGAGGCCATTAGGTTGTTTTTTGAGGCAAAGGCCTCGGCCCGGCCCAAAATCAGGCAGTTCACCACGATTAAGGGGATAAAGATGCCCAGTTGCTCGTACAAAAAGGGGATGAAGGCCTCCAATACCATTTCTACCACGGTAACGAACGAGGCGATGATGATGATGAAAGCGGGAATGCGCACCTTGGCGGGAATTTGCGATTTGATCAGCGAAACCACAATGTTCGACATCAGCAGTACGAACAAGGTGGCCATGCCCATGCCGAGACCATTGAACGCCGATGAGGTGACCCCCAATGTGGGACACATGCCCAAGAGCATCACAAATACCGGGTTCTCTTTTAAGATACCTTTTAAAAAATTTTCCTTGTGGTTCAGTGTCTTGGCCATATCCTACTTTTTTGGGTTGGTTATGGATTCTTTGTTTTTGACAAAGGCATCGTAGGCTTGTTGTACGGCTTCTGAGAAGGCCCTTGTGGTAATGGTGGCCCCCGTGAGTGCATCTACCTCGCCCCCATCTTTTTTCACCTTTAGGTCGAAACTTGCCGGGTCTTTCCCCTCGAACTGTCGCAAAAATTTGTCTCCTTTTATTTTTGTGCCCAGCCCTGGGGTCTCTTTCTGCTCTAAGACCACGATGTCATTGATGTTTCCATTGGGCTCAAAACCGACCATGATCTTGATCGTACCGCTATAGCCCCGTTCAGAGGTGCCGATCACTGCGGCCCCGACAAATGTTCCTTCTTTGAAGGCCGGATAGATTTCGGTACTATCATTTGTCTTTTCCAATGGCACCCATATGGCCGCTGAGACCAGGTCGTTGTCAAACTCGGGCAACACCATTTGAAGGGCGGCCATCTTTTTGGCCAATTTGGCTTCGGCCTTTGGCCCTATGGTAAGTTCGTTCACATAACCCAAAGAGAATCCCGCAACCAAGGTGATGGCCAATAATGACAATACCATGTTCAAGAAAGTCGATTCTTTTTTGCGCATACTCATACGATTTTGGCCTTGATTTTTGAACCGAACCGGCGTGGTTTAAAGTATTTGTTGATCAAGGGCACAAAGGCGTTCATGATCAATATGGCGAAAGATATGCCCTCAGGATACGACCCGAACAACCGAATGACCACGGTAATGACCCCAATGCCAATGGCAAAGATCACCATGCCTTTTTTGGTCACTGGGCTCGTCACCAGATCGGTCGCCATAAAAAAAGCTCCCAGTATGGCACCGCCCGAAAGAAGATGTAGCACCGGGTTGGCATAATGCTCGGGATCTGCCAGCCAGAAGATAGCCGTCATAAGGGCCATTGTGGCCAATACCGCTACGGGAATATGCCAGGTGATCACTTTTCTGGCAATGAGGTACACCCCGCCCAACAATAGGGCAAGGGCAGACATTTCACCGAGCGATCCTCCCGTGATGCCCAAAAGCAGGTCGGTATTGCTGGGTAGCTGGGCGCTTAGCTCAGGTATGGTGCCGCCAAATTGTAGTCCATCTTTTAAAATGCCCAGCGTGGTGGCCCCGGTAACGGCATCGGTCAATGTGGTCGTGTTCTCCATTGCTGTGGGCCATGAGGTCATTGCTACCGGAAACGAGACCAATAAAAAGACCCGGCCTACCAAGGCGGGATTGAAAATATTGAATCCCAATCCGCCAAAAGAAAGTTTGCCCACACCAATGGCGATCAGGCTACCGGCAACGATCATCCAAATGGGCAAATTGGCCGGCAAGTTGAATGCCAGTAAGATTCCAGTGATCAGGGCTGACCCATCACTGATGGTCACATTGGTTTTCAACAGGTGCTTTTGTATGAGGTATTCGAAGAGCAAACACGAGACTATGGCGGCAGCCGTTACGATAAGCGCATTGAGGCCAAATACATAAAGTGAGACCAAAAATGCCGGCACCAATGCAATGACCACATCATACATGATTTTTTTTGAGGTCTTATCTGAATGGACATGGGGCGAAGCTGATACAATGATTTTGGGGATACTGTCCATCCTTGATCAATTCTTTGAGGTTTCCAATTTTTTGGTCACATCTTTACCAAACCTGATATAGTCTAACAGGGGGCGATGTGATGGGCATACATAACTACATGAACCACATTCGATACAGGTGAGAATATCTTCTTGGCCGGCCATTTCAAACATGCCCTTTTCAGATAGGTTCATCAACAAATGGGGTTCTAGGCCCATGGGGCAGACACTTACACACTCACCACAACGGATACAGTTCTTTGTTTCGCCCCTGTCGGCTTCCTCGTCGGCGATGAGCACTATGCCCGAGGTTCCCTTGGTGATGGGAACATCGGTGTTTTTTAGGGCCTTGCCCATCATGGGACCGCCGTTGAGTATTTTTCGTGTGCCTTCAGGGAGGCCTCCCGCACCTGCGATCACATCTTTGATGGGTGTTCCTATCTTTATCCAATAGTTTGAAGGGCTTTCCATTTTTTTGCCGGTTACCGTCACCACGCGTTCCATTAGGGGCCTATTGTGCTGAACGGCCTCATAGATGGCGAAAATGGTGCCCACATTGTGTACAATGGTGCCCACATCCATGGGCAGCCCGTTTTTGGGTACCTCCCTTTTCAATAGGGCTCGGATAAGTTGCTTTTCACTGCCCTGCGGATATTTTACTTGCAAGGCGGCCACATCGATGCCCTTTTCAGAAGCAGTGGATTTCTTGAAGAGCGCAATGGCGTCTTTCTTGTTGTTCTCGATTCCTACAATGGCCCTGTCGATGTTCAGCGCATACATCAATATCTTGATGCCCATTAAGATTTCCTGGGATTTTTCGAGCATCAATCTGTGGTCTGCGGTCAAATAGGGCTCACACTCCACACCATTGATGATCAGGCAATCGATTTTTTTATCGTCCTGTACGTTCAATTTCACGTGTGACGGAAAAGTAGCGCCTCCCAAGCCAACGATACCACAATCCGAGATGCGCTGCATAATTTCTTTCGGCGACAGTTCGATTTCCTTTTCAAGCGGGTATTCGACTTCTTGAAAATTCGATTCGTTCTTGGCATCCGTCCGAATGACGATACACTGTTTTTTATAACCACTGCTGTCAACGATCATATCGAGTTTGGTCACCATGCCCGCTACCGGCGAATGAATATTGGAAGAGACAAAGGCCCCTGATTTGGCAATGACCTGGCCAATACCGACCTTTTCTTTTGCTTCGACCACAATTTCGGCGGGTATGCCAATGTGCTGCGCTATGGGCACATATACCATTTTGGGCACAGGCAGTCTTTTGATTTGTTCAGATGAGGTCAGTTTGTTTTCTGGAGGATGTACCCCCCCTTTGGGAAAGGTTTTAAGCATTGCCGACGGTTTTTGTGAATCCTACCTCCGCGACCGCCTCGGCTACCGTTTGTTTGATTTTTTTCTTCGGAAAATTGGTTTCGATGATCGACTCTGTAGGGCACACAGGAACACATTTTCTACACAGTGTACAGTACTCAGGGTCGATATAGGCCAGATTGTTGACCATGGTGATGGCTTCTTTCGGGCAGATATCAAAACATTTAGAGCATCCGATACAGGCCACTGAGCAAGCTTTTCTGGCAATACCGGCCTTATCTTCGTTTAGACAGCCCACAAAGATCTTAAGGTCACGCTTGTGCTTGGGCCGCATTTCGATGATGTTTCTAGGGCAGGCAGCGGCACACATACCGCAAGAGGTGCATTTGTCAGTGATGACCACGGGCAGGCCCGTTGCTTCGTCCATGTACATGGCATCAAACTGGCATGCCGAAACGCAATCACCATCGCCAAGGCAACCATATTGGCAATCGGTCTCACCGCTATAGATCAGGGCCGAGATGGCGCATGATTTCGGACCTTGGTATTCGGTGGTCTTTGGTCGCACATCACAAGCGCCTTGGCAGCGAACCACCGCTACGGTAGGGTCTTTTTCGGCCACTTCCTTGCCCAGTGTCTCAGAGACCAGTTGCATCACATCATTGCCCCCTACAGGGCAGAAGAGATCGGAGATATCATCGGCCGCCACCAGTTTTTCGGCAAATGCCTTACAGCCCGGTGAGCCACACCCAGCGCAATTGGCGGCGGGCAAAAGTTCCTCTACCGTTGCGATCAGTGGGTCTTCGTACACATAAAACTTTTTTGAAACGATGTAAAGCACCATGGCGGCCGTAATGCCCAATGAGGCCAACAAAAGAACGCTATATAGAATGGAGTCGAGCATCGTTATTGTATTTTTAATACGGAAATGGCAAACTTCTTTTTAAATAGGTCCTTTAGGGTATTGAGAACAAGATAATAGGGAACCAAAACCAATAGCGATAATACTCCGGCCACCCATTCCTGTACAAAAAAGGCAGCGGCCCATAAAGTGAGTATCATCAACAAAAAGGGAAATACGTAGGCCCAAAAAACCGCTTTGAGACCCAATCCTTTTTGCAGCACCACTGTCACAGGTTCGTTAAGTTTGAACGAGCCAATGGGGGCAGACACCTCGATTTGCTTCGAGCCCGAATCAGCAATGCCACACGTGCCCTTGGCATAGCAAGACTCGCATTGTAGGTTTTCATCCAATGAAACAATGAGCGAACGACCTTTTTTTCCAGAAACCACTCCAGAATGGGTCAGTGTACCGCTGTTTGTCTGTACTGGATCCATTGTCATTGATTTTTGTCACAAAATATAGAACGAAGTTACTATAATGACGTGCCCTATTTTATGACAAAAGTCATTTATGGGCAGCATGGCCTATTTCGCCCATTACATCGATTTGTGGCCGGTTTTTGGGCTCAGGCCATGACTGGCAATGTTTTTTTGTAAAAGACGACCAGCATTTGGCGGTCGTATGATTTGGCCGAAGACTTGTATTGACCGGGAGCCAAATAAGCTCCTAAAAACCATAAATCAAGCACTTTTTCAAGATTATTGCGCATCGCCCCAATGGGCCATCATCAATATGGCCCCCGCAGTGCCATCCATGGTCGGTTCATTTGTTGAATAGTCACCGATATCATCATGGTAGGTCACAAAGTCATTCTGAAACATAGCAAATTCATCAGGTTCATTGAGCTTTAGACCTTTTAAGGATTCATAGATGGTGTTGTAAACAGGTCCGTCAACAAGACCTCCGGGCACTTCTTTTTTGGTCATGGCCCATGTACTGGTGTGAACATCCAAAGGGTATTCGCCCGCTTCAGGCATCTTGGTGAACATCGAGGTTCCCCAGGGGTTTCGACCAAAAAGCCAATCGCGTTGTAAGATCATGAATTTGGTATAGGTGTCGTCACCGGTCATTTTTTCATATAAGATTCCCTGAGTGATAAGGCTTGTCAAAAGATTGTTGGAACACCAAATAAAAGGTATCCCGATCTGATACGGATTGGTTTGGCCCCTTTTCACGTTTTCTTCAATACCGATCTTATAATAATCGGTAAGCACTTTTTTAAATTCATCGTCAACATGCTCGTACAGTGCAAAGTGCCCCATATTCACAAAGGGATAGTATTGGTAGTGTGGTACCGAGTCATACTGCATCCATGAAACGGTATTGGCCTTTAGCGCATATTTTTTGGCATCATCAAGGTATTCTCTATCGCCTGTGGCCTTGTAGAGCTCTGCAGCGCCCCACTCCATATCATCGGCCCACGTTTTCTCTGAATAGCGGTAGGGGGCACCATATGAATTGCCCTGTTGATAGCCTTCTTTTTCTTTTCCCAAACTGTACAGTGATTTTGCCGCTTTTAGGCAGATTTCCGCAAAAAGGCTGTCCTTCAATTTATTTTTCCAAATGCGATGTGCAATGGCCATGGCCGCAGCTGACCGACCGGCCAGATTTGAGACGCCCGTGGCCTCGCTTTTGTATTTGTTAAGCCCTTGAGGGGTTCCGGTGGCAAAGTAAGCCGCCCTATAGCTATTGCCGCCCCACCCATAGTCAGAGTGGTCATTGTCGGGCATTTTCCAACCGCGATGATCTCGGTCATCGGCGATTTGATGAATCAGTTGGTCGGGTGCGGGGTGCAGTTTCAAGATCCAATCCAATCCCCATTTGGCCTCATCGAGCACATCGGGAATGTCATTGG is a window from the Muricauda sp. SCSIO 65647 genome containing:
- a CDS encoding RnfABCDGE type electron transport complex subunit G; the protein is MRKKESTFLNMVLSLLAITLVAGFSLGYVNELTIGPKAEAKLAKKMAALQMVLPEFDNDLVSAAIWVPLEKTNDSTEIYPAFKEGTFVGAAVIGTSERGYSGTIKIMVGFEPNGNINDIVVLEQKETPGLGTKIKGDKFLRQFEGKDPASFDLKVKKDGGEVDALTGATITTRAFSEAVQQAYDAFVKNKESITNPKK
- a CDS encoding NAD(P)-dependent alcohol dehydrogenase, yielding MPKAVLELQDIGKPIPKQNEALVKIYSSTVTAGDCRIITFDFARWFWLPGRFIFGFNKPRRNIPGWEFAGQIESIGKKVKHFNIGDKVFGYASGISFGSTNAEYLAISENRLVAIDLDKIGYEEASVLPIGGLTALHFLRKAKVKKGQKMLIYGASGSVGTYAVQLAKYFGAEVTAVCSRKNFDLVKSLGADYLIDYRKEDFTKNGQVYDVIFDTVIKTSFSHCVDSIKQKGIYLTLDWPIIQAIWVSLTSTKKIIFGSAADKADDLVYLRKLVENNIIKPVIDRSYPLDEAVAAYEYVNEGHKVGNVIIMNQ
- a CDS encoding SoxR reducing system RseC family protein → MDPVQTNSGTLTHSGVVSGKKGRSLIVSLDENLQCESCYAKGTCGIADSGSKQIEVSAPIGSFKLNEPVTVVLQKGLGLKAVFWAYVFPFLLMILTLWAAAFFVQEWVAGVLSLLVLVPYYLVLNTLKDLFKKKFAISVLKIQ
- a CDS encoding electron transport complex protein RnfA; the encoded protein is MDYLVIFIAAVFVNNIVLSQFLGICPFLGVSNRISTSVGMSGAVFFVMTIATTVTYLLHEYVLVPTGLIYLRTITFILVIAALVQMVEIILKKVSPALYQALGVFLPLITTNCAVLGVAILALGLTDGNLLKAVFFAISHSAGFSLALIVFASIREFLELADLPEGMKGVPINLLVAGLLSLAFLGFSGLV
- a CDS encoding glycoside hydrolase family 9 protein, with the translated sequence MYRFLLLILLTGPSIFAHDISENTYIRVNQLGYLPEETKIALVFSNQKVNEDFLLISSDGEKTIATIRPNRSKQKGWGTFEHYYTLDFTKVTHEGHYFLQGKKTKVRSQPFKISKNAYLHKSEKLLEFMRQQRCGYNPFFDMICHQRDGRSFYGPMPDSTFVDASGGWHDAGDQLKYLITGSYATAHMLKAFELYPNAFLDRTNALGQPFSNDIPDVLDEAKWGLDWILKLHPAPDQLIHQIADDRDHRGWKMPDNDHSDYGWGGNSYRAAYFATGTPQGLNKYKSEATGVSNLAGRSAAAMAIAHRIWKNKLKDSLFAEICLKAAKSLYSLGKEKEGYQQGNSYGAPYRYSEKTWADDMEWGAAELYKATGDREYLDDAKKYALKANTVSWMQYDSVPHYQYYPFVNMGHFALYEHVDDEFKKVLTDYYKIGIEENVKRGQTNPYQIGIPFIWCSNNLLTSLITQGILYEKMTGDDTYTKFMILQRDWLFGRNPWGTSMFTKMPEAGEYPLDVHTSTWAMTKKEVPGGLVDGPVYNTIYESLKGLKLNEPDEFAMFQNDFVTYHDDIGDYSTNEPTMDGTAGAILMMAHWGDAQ
- a CDS encoding RnfABCDGE type electron transport complex subunit E, with protein sequence MAKTLNHKENFLKGILKENPVFVMLLGMCPTLGVTSSAFNGLGMGMATLFVLLMSNIVVSLIKSQIPAKVRIPAFIIIIASFVTVVEMVLEAFIPFLYEQLGIFIPLIVVNCLILGRAEAFASKNNLMASILDALGMGVGFVIALTVLGAVREILGSGSIFDLKFVSEDASTFILFILPPGAFIALAYLAVVFNRLTSKSA
- a CDS encoding Fe-S cluster domain-containing protein, with translation MLDSILYSVLLLASLGITAAMVLYIVSKKFYVYEDPLIATVEELLPAANCAGCGSPGCKAFAEKLVAADDISDLFCPVGGNDVMQLVSETLGKEVAEKDPTVAVVRCQGACDVRPKTTEYQGPKSCAISALIYSGETDCQYGCLGDGDCVSACQFDAMYMDEATGLPVVITDKCTSCGMCAAACPRNIIEMRPKHKRDLKIFVGCLNEDKAGIARKACSVACIGCSKCFDICPKEAITMVNNLAYIDPEYCTLCRKCVPVCPTESIIETNFPKKKIKQTVAEAVAEVGFTKTVGNA
- the rsxC gene encoding electron transport complex subunit RsxC codes for the protein MLKTFPKGGVHPPENKLTSSEQIKRLPVPKMVYVPIAQHIGIPAEIVVEAKEKVGIGQVIAKSGAFVSSNIHSPVAGMVTKLDMIVDSSGYKKQCIVIRTDAKNESNFQEVEYPLEKEIELSPKEIMQRISDCGIVGLGGATFPSHVKLNVQDDKKIDCLIINGVECEPYLTADHRLMLEKSQEILMGIKILMYALNIDRAIVGIENNKKDAIALFKKSTASEKGIDVAALQVKYPQGSEKQLIRALLKREVPKNGLPMDVGTIVHNVGTIFAIYEAVQHNRPLMERVVTVTGKKMESPSNYWIKIGTPIKDVIAGAGGLPEGTRKILNGGPMMGKALKNTDVPITKGTSGIVLIADEEADRGETKNCIRCGECVSVCPMGLEPHLLMNLSEKGMFEMAGQEDILTCIECGSCSYVCPSHRPLLDYIRFGKDVTKKLETSKN
- a CDS encoding RnfABCDGE type electron transport complex subunit D, translating into MDSIPKIIVSASPHVHSDKTSKKIMYDVVIALVPAFLVSLYVFGLNALIVTAAAIVSCLLFEYLIQKHLLKTNVTISDGSALITGILLAFNLPANLPIWMIVAGSLIAIGVGKLSFGGLGFNIFNPALVGRVFLLVSFPVAMTSWPTAMENTTTLTDAVTGATTLGILKDGLQFGGTIPELSAQLPSNTDLLLGITGGSLGEMSALALLLGGVYLIARKVITWHIPVAVLATMALMTAIFWLADPEHYANPVLHLLSGGAILGAFFMATDLVTSPVTKKGMVIFAIGIGVITVVIRLFGSYPEGISFAILIMNAFVPLINKYFKPRRFGSKIKAKIV